One region of Yersinia bercovieri ATCC 43970 genomic DNA includes:
- the dinB gene encoding DNA polymerase IV — MRKIIHVDMDCFFAAVEMRDDPGLRDIPIAIGGSRDRRGVISTANYPARRYGVRSAMPTAMALKLCPQLKVIPGRMAAYKEASLHIREIFARYTPLIEPLSLDEAYLDVSDCLACSGSATLIAQEIRQSIADELNLTASAGIAPIKFLAKIASDLNKPNGQYVITPDQILPFLHDLPLSKIPGVGKVTAKRLQEVGLVTCSDVQNYPQAELLKRFGKFGHVLWERSHGIDERDVSPDRLRKSVGVERTLAEDIHDWESCESLIEQLYIELETRLRKVRPDLHIARQGVKLKFHDFQQTTQEHVWPQLNKADLLQVARTAWNERRAGRGVRLVGLHVTLLDPQLERQLLLSWE; from the coding sequence ATGCGAAAAATTATTCATGTGGATATGGATTGCTTCTTCGCGGCAGTGGAAATGCGCGACGATCCTGGTCTGCGCGATATCCCCATCGCGATTGGTGGTAGTCGGGATCGGCGTGGCGTTATCAGCACTGCCAATTACCCGGCCAGGCGTTATGGCGTCCGCAGTGCTATGCCAACGGCAATGGCACTGAAACTGTGCCCGCAGCTTAAAGTTATTCCTGGCCGAATGGCGGCATATAAAGAAGCGTCACTGCATATTCGTGAGATTTTTGCCCGCTATACCCCATTAATTGAACCGCTATCCTTGGATGAAGCCTATCTGGATGTGTCTGATTGCCTTGCGTGCAGCGGTTCCGCCACCTTAATTGCACAAGAAATTCGCCAGTCGATTGCTGATGAACTGAATCTAACCGCCTCGGCTGGCATTGCCCCCATAAAGTTTCTGGCTAAGATCGCATCTGACTTAAATAAGCCCAATGGGCAATATGTGATCACGCCAGATCAGATCTTGCCCTTCTTGCATGATCTGCCGCTGAGCAAAATTCCTGGTGTCGGGAAAGTGACCGCTAAACGTTTACAAGAAGTGGGGTTGGTCACCTGTAGTGATGTACAAAACTATCCGCAAGCTGAATTATTAAAGCGTTTTGGTAAGTTTGGTCATGTGCTGTGGGAGCGCAGCCACGGTATTGATGAGCGAGATGTATCACCGGATCGCTTACGTAAATCAGTGGGTGTCGAAAGAACCTTGGCAGAAGATATTCATGATTGGGAGAGCTGTGAGTCATTGATTGAGCAGCTATATATTGAGTTGGAAACGCGCTTACGCAAGGTGAGGCCAGACCTACATATTGCTCGGCAAGGGGTTAAGCTAAAATTTCATGATTTTCAGCAAACGACGCAGGAACATGTCTGGCCACAACTGAATAAAGCCGATTTGCTACAAGTGGCGCGAACCGCCTGGAACGAGCGGCGTGCAGGGCGGGGAGTGCGCTTGGTGGGGTTACATGTCACTCTACTCGACCCCCAACTCGAACGGCAACTGCTGCTTAGCTGGGAATAG
- a CDS encoding glycerophosphodiester phosphodiesterase family protein, with translation MRNYIMATLLLSSGFAVNAQSVTSSALPPTPQIIAHRGGTADAPENTLPAIKKALDNGADAIWITLQLSKDNIPVLYRPSDLKELTNKSGKVSAYTAQQLAQVDANVAYDKKHNITPKPDVHIGIPTLDEVLKQFPTTTFYLDIKSPDANPATFAKALQKTLEATTKGEENRLSRTRVYSTNDTYLAALDAVNKASDPSHQVKRFESRDLTRTQLANITMDHKCNLPTDNKERWYGLELHRNVEVVEKYTLGEGRSNAVLSWDKEAVDCFRKNTNAHIIFFGINTPEDYMKAKELGADGVMVDSPAMFKKIVSDDK, from the coding sequence ATGCGAAATTATATAATGGCTACTTTACTATTATCTTCTGGTTTTGCAGTAAATGCTCAATCCGTTACATCATCTGCATTACCCCCGACACCACAAATAATTGCTCATCGTGGGGGAACGGCGGATGCGCCGGAAAATACGCTGCCAGCAATCAAAAAAGCGTTAGATAATGGTGCAGATGCAATTTGGATCACTCTGCAACTGTCAAAAGATAATATTCCCGTATTGTATCGCCCCTCTGACCTTAAAGAGTTAACCAACAAGTCGGGAAAAGTATCTGCATATACCGCACAGCAACTTGCACAAGTTGACGCCAATGTTGCTTATGATAAAAAACATAATATTACGCCTAAACCAGACGTTCACATTGGTATTCCCACACTTGATGAGGTATTAAAGCAGTTTCCTACTACGACATTTTATCTCGACATCAAATCTCCAGATGCAAATCCGGCAACCTTCGCCAAAGCATTGCAAAAAACACTTGAAGCGACGACTAAAGGTGAGGAAAACCGCCTATCTCGCACCCGAGTCTACTCCACCAATGACACTTATTTAGCCGCGCTGGATGCCGTGAATAAGGCAAGTGATCCATCACATCAGGTAAAACGTTTCGAAAGCCGCGACCTTACGCGGACTCAGTTAGCCAATATCACCATGGATCATAAGTGCAATTTACCCACAGATAATAAAGAGCGGTGGTATGGATTGGAATTACACCGAAATGTTGAGGTCGTGGAGAAATATACCCTAGGTGAGGGGCGTTCTAACGCTGTATTAAGCTGGGATAAAGAAGCGGTTGATTGTTTCCGGAAAAATACTAACGCACATATTATATTCTTCGGTATTAATACGCCTGAAGATTATATGAAAGCAAAAGAATTAGGCGCGGACGGTGTTATGGTCGATTCGCCAGCCATGTTTAAAAAAATTGTCAGTGATGACAAGTAA